The nucleotide sequence CCCGGTGAACGCCGGGCTCGCCTTCGTCGGAGACCCCCGGGCCTTCGTACCCTGCACCCCCGCCGGCATCATGGAGATGCTCCGGCGCGAGGACATCCCCACCCGGGGCAAGCACGTGGTCATCGTGGGCCGCAGCCTCATCGTCAGCAAGCCGCTGGCGTCGCTGCTGATGGCACCGGGCCCCGACGCCACCGTCACCATCACCCACCGCCACACGCCGGACCTCGCGTCATTCACGCGGCAGGCGGACATCCTCATCGTCGCGGTGGGCAAGCAGAACCTCATCACCGCGGACATGGTGAAGCCGGGCGTCGTCGTCATCGACGTGGGGCAGAACCGCGTGTCCGACGCGAGCGCGCCGCGCGGCTACCGCATGGTGGGGGACGTGGACTTCGATGCCATCCAGCCCATTGCCAGCGCCATCACCCCGGTGCCCGGCGGCGTGGGGCCGATGACCATCACCATGCTGCTGGCGAACACGCTCCAGGCCGCGCGGCAGGCCCAGGCCCGGTGAGCCCGCCAGCGGCACGGGGCTGGACGTACACCGCAGACGTAGCGCGCCGCGTGGCACCGTGCCGGCACGGTGCTCGATGCCCGCGCTGACGTCCCCTGGACGCCCGGGTGCCCTGCGTCCCCAGCGCATGCGTGTCCGTCTTGCGATATCCACTGAGCGCATGAGGAACGCCCTTCATGCGGTGCGTGGCATCGGCGCGGCCCTGGCGCGGGGACTGTTGGTCGCCTACGTGGGAGTCGGACTGCTGGTGAGTGGGTGCAAGTCAGCCTCGCACAACCCGCCGCTCGCGCCTGACGCGGGTGCACGGGCGTGGGTGCGCATTCCCGCCTCCGATGCACGCGTGCAGTACCTCGGCCGGACGTACCGTTCGGACACCGGCGTCGTCTTCTCCCACCCCGGCGTGACGATCCGAGCCCGCTTCTGGGGAGACGCCGTTCGGATGGAGCTCCACGACACGGGCCAGGGTGGAGAGGTAGGGACCACCTACTTTGATGTCGTGATTGACGGGGCGCCCGCGCGACAGCTCGCGGTGAGCCGCCATCAGTCCAGCTACCTGCTCGCCACCGGCCTGGAAGTGGGGCTGCACACGCTGGAACTCATCAAGCGCACCGAGTCCCTGGTCGGCCACAGCGAACTCGTGGCGCTGGAGGTCCATGGCGAGCTCCGGGAGCCGCCCGCCCGCTCGGGGCTCCGGATGGAGTTCGTTGGGGACTCCGTCACCTGTGGCTACGGCAGCGACGTCGCCCTCATCCCGGACTCGCCCTCCTGGACCGCGCCCACCTTCACATCGAAGAACCAGAATCCCCGGCGCACCTATGCCTGGCTCACGGCGGGGAACCTGGGCGCGGAGGCGGTGCTCATCTGCTATTCGGGCCACGGGGTGTACCGCAACCTGGACATGTCCACGACCGGACTGGTGCCCGCGCTCTACGAACTCGCGGTCCCCGGCCACGGCGTCGCCTGGGACTTCTCTGGCCCGTCGCCCGATGTGATTGTCGTCAACGCGGGGACCAACGACACGTTCGCCGGCAGCGGCACCGACGCCTACCTTCCGGACGAAGCGGCCTTCAAATCCGCCTACCGCGCGTTCCTCACGCGGCTGCGGACGCTCCACCCGCGCGCTCATCTCGTCTGCACGTTGGGGAGCATGTCGGACGGCCACAAGCAGCTCGAGCAGAACGGCACGACGACTTCGGTCCATGTCGGTGACTGGCTCACCGAGCTTGTAGCAGAGCGACAGCAACAGGGAGATGCCCGCGTCTACCGGCACGTGATGGCCGTGCAGAATCCCAACGTGGACGGCGTGGGCGAGGACTGGCACCCGTCGGCGGCCACACACCAGAAGATGGCGGAGGCGCTGACCGGGTTCATCCGGGACGTCGTGCGGCCCTGAGCGGCTTCGTGCGCCGCGAGCCGCCACGCATGTGCGTCTCATAGCGCCGCCATACGCAGGAACAGGCACCTTGGCGCATGGCGCGAAGAGGTGCCTCCGGCAACGTCGCTCGTTTATCATCGGGCCATGCCCACCCATGAGACGAAGGCCACCGCCATCAGCGGGAAGGAAACGACGGTTCCGTTGCTTCCCTGCGTCTCGGCTGACGAAACATTGGCGTTCTACCAGGCGCTCGGCTTCACCGTGACGTACCAGATGACCAAGCCGTACCTGTACCTGGCGTTGCGCTGGAGTGACATCGAGCTGCACTTCGGCAAGGGCGCCAAGAGCCTGGACCCGAGCGAAGAGAACTCGGGTGGCTGCCTGGTCATGGTGGATTCGGTGGAGCCCTATCACCGGGCCTTCACGGACGCGCTGCGCGCGAAGTACGGCAAGGTGCTGGCCACGGGCAGGCCTCGCATCACCCGGTTCAGGCCCGGCCAGAGCCGCTTCTCACTGATTGACCCCGCCGGCAACAACATCATCTTCATCCAGCGCGATGAGCCGGAGGACCTGGAGTACGGCGGCTCCGAGAAGCTCACGGGACTGGCGAAGGCCATCGACAACGCGCGCATCCTGCGTGAGTTCAAGAATGACGACAAAGCCGCCGCGCGGGCGCTCGACATCGGACTCGCCAGGTATGAGGCGGAGGCGCCCGTGGTGGACCGGGTTCGTGCCCTGGCCGCCCGGATGGAGTTGGCGATTGCCCTGGGGGATGCCACGACGGGACGTGCCTTGAAGCAGCAACTGCAGGCCTTGCCCCTTCCCGAGGAGGCACGGAGCCAGTTGTCCGACGAGCTGAAGGCCGCGGAGCGCCTGGAGGACTGGCTCGCCCGAACCAGGCCCGACCCGGCGCCGTCCCAACGCACGGGCTCCCCGCGGCGACGGCGCTAGCGTTGGACGCCGCGCACAAGTCCATCTCGCGTTTCCTCACTCAGCGTCGACACCAGCGTCGGGATTCCCCGAGCCGCCCCGGCCTTCCTTGAACCCCTGGGTCGCCTCCCGGGCCGCGCCATGGGCTTCCTTCGCGGCCTTCCGGGCGCCTTCCTGAACCTCCTTCGTCGCCTCCCCCACTTCACGGCCCACCTGCCGCGAGTTCTCCCGCGCGGACTGCTCATTGCACCCGGTGAACGCCGCGAGCGACGCCCCCAGGCCCACCAGCGTGAGCCACTTCCAACCCTTGCCTTGCATTGCACGCCTCCTTGGCTCTTGGTGCGTTCGCACCTTCCGCAGGCGAAGGTAGTCACGCCCCCGCGGTGCGGCTGCCCGGGGGGCGAGCGCTCCCCTGGTGCGCCCAGGCAATGGCATCCACGCCAGCATGTGC is from Myxococcus virescens and encodes:
- a CDS encoding bifunctional 5,10-methylenetetrahydrofolate dehydrogenase/5,10-methenyltetrahydrofolate cyclohydrolase produces the protein MARTLDGTEISRVMRAEMAQDVAALQAAGVTPGLSVVLVGNNPASQAYVASKTRACEALGMRGQTLTLPEDVSKEALFAVIDRLNADPSVHGILVQLPLPAHLPYKAVLEHIHPAKDVDGFHPVNAGLAFVGDPRAFVPCTPAGIMEMLRREDIPTRGKHVVIVGRSLIVSKPLASLLMAPGPDATVTITHRHTPDLASFTRQADILIVAVGKQNLITADMVKPGVVVIDVGQNRVSDASAPRGYRMVGDVDFDAIQPIASAITPVPGGVGPMTITMLLANTLQAARQAQAR
- a CDS encoding glyoxalase gives rise to the protein MPTHETKATAISGKETTVPLLPCVSADETLAFYQALGFTVTYQMTKPYLYLALRWSDIELHFGKGAKSLDPSEENSGGCLVMVDSVEPYHRAFTDALRAKYGKVLATGRPRITRFRPGQSRFSLIDPAGNNIIFIQRDEPEDLEYGGSEKLTGLAKAIDNARILREFKNDDKAAARALDIGLARYEAEAPVVDRVRALAARMELAIALGDATTGRALKQQLQALPLPEEARSQLSDELKAAERLEDWLARTRPDPAPSQRTGSPRRRR
- a CDS encoding SGNH/GDSL hydrolase family protein, which codes for MRNALHAVRGIGAALARGLLVAYVGVGLLVSGCKSASHNPPLAPDAGARAWVRIPASDARVQYLGRTYRSDTGVVFSHPGVTIRARFWGDAVRMELHDTGQGGEVGTTYFDVVIDGAPARQLAVSRHQSSYLLATGLEVGLHTLELIKRTESLVGHSELVALEVHGELREPPARSGLRMEFVGDSVTCGYGSDVALIPDSPSWTAPTFTSKNQNPRRTYAWLTAGNLGAEAVLICYSGHGVYRNLDMSTTGLVPALYELAVPGHGVAWDFSGPSPDVIVVNAGTNDTFAGSGTDAYLPDEAAFKSAYRAFLTRLRTLHPRAHLVCTLGSMSDGHKQLEQNGTTTSVHVGDWLTELVAERQQQGDARVYRHVMAVQNPNVDGVGEDWHPSAATHQKMAEALTGFIRDVVRP